The Hymenobacter sp. DG25A nucleotide sequence AGCCGTCATGAGGAGTTCCAGGGCTTTGCCTTTGCCAACCAACTGGGCCAGGCGCTGGGTGCCGCCGTAGCCGGGCACCAGGCCCAGGTTCACCTCGGGCTGACCAAAGCGCGCGTTTTCCGAGGCCACCCGCAGGTGGCAGGCCATAGCCAACTCGCAGCCACCGCCCAGCGCAAAGCCATTTACGGCCGCAATAACGGGCTTGGTGCTTTCCTCAATGGAGCAGAAGGCGTCCTGACCGTACTCGGCCACGCGGCGGCCGGTAATTTCCGTCATCTGGGCCAGCTCAGCAATATCGGCGCCAGCCACAAAGGCCTTGTCGCCGCTGCCCGTCAGGATAATACCGCGCACCTGCGCATCGTCCTGGGCCCGCTGCATGGCCGCTTTAATGTCGGTAATAGTGGCGGCATTCAGGGCATTCAGCTTGGTGGGCCGGTTGATAGTAATTGTCAGAATCCCGGAGGCGGGGTCCAGCTCATACAGCAGGTTGTCGAAAGAAGGCATAGGGCGTAGGTAGGGTTGGAACGGCGGCAAAGATAACGCAAAAGCCCTGTGCGGCGGGCGGTATTCTAAGCGGCCATTTAGCTGAGACTAGCCGGTAAGGCCGCCTAATAGACAGGGTAACTTCCTTATTATGAAAATACTGCTGTAGTAGGATATAATAACGGTAATGCTATATTTACCCATCTATACTTTCACTCTCCACCAACTTACCAGCACCGCTTATGGGTTTTGTATCCGAATTCAAGGAGTTCATCTCCAAAGGGAATGTGCTTGACCTGGCCGTCGGCGTTATCATTGGGGCCTCCTTTGGCAAAATTGTAGGTTCCCTGACCGATGATATCCTGATGCCTATTCTGGGCCTTATAACCGGCGGAGTCGATTTTAAGAACTGGTTTGTTTCGCTGGATGGCAAATCGTACCCCACCATAGAAGCCGCCAAAACGGCCGGGGCCGCTACCCTCAACTATGGCAACCTCATCAATGCCATTTTCTACTTCATCATCATTGCCTTCGCCATTTTCTGGCTGGTAAAGCTGGCTAACCGCTTTAAGAAGCCGGCTGAGGTAGTGGTTACGGACCCGCTGCCCACCAAAGACCAGGTATTGCTGATGGAAATTCGGGACTCGCTGCGTAGCCGCGTGTAACCAAACTTTCGTTTCAGGCTTCCAGGCCAGCTTTTTCTCCGGTAGTGAGCAAGAGCTGGCCTTTCTGCTTCTTCACCACTTCACTCTTATGAAACAGCTTTTACTTTCCGCTCTTACTTCCTGCGCACTAGTTCTGCTGCTCATGCTGCGGCCAGTCACTACTTTGGCACAAGTGCCCAACCGGGCCCCGGTACCGGCCGAGGCCTATAAAGTATCGGCGGAGGTAGATACCATGCAGGGCTGGCACCGTGGTGGGGCCGGCACTCTCAATTTTAGCCAGGTGAGCTTAAGCAACTGGGCCGCCGGCGGACAAAGCTCCCTCTCTCTGCTGGCTATTGGGAATGCCTATACGCATTATAAGCAGGGAATTCACAGTTTCGATGCCGCCGCTGACCTGGTGTATGGCCTGCTGAAGCCCGGCAAATCGCGCCTGCGCAAAAACGACGACCGGCTGGAGTTGAATAGCCGCTACGGCCGGCAGTTTACCAACGTGCTTTCCTATGCCGCCCAGCTCAACCTAAAAACCCAACTCACCCCCACCACCGATATCGAAAAGCCGGATTCCCTGCTTTCCCGGTTTTTTGCGCCGGCATTTATCCTGGCCTCGCTGGGTATTGAGTATAAGCCCACGGAGCGTTTTTCACTGTTTCTCTCGCCCGCCACGGGCAAGTTCACCATTGTAAGCGACCAGGGGCTGGCCGATGCCGGTGCTTTTGGCGTGCGGGCCGCGCGCCGTGGCCCTGATGGCCTGCCCATTGCCGGCACCGGCGAGCGGCTGCGCGAGGAAATGGGTGCCTATCTGAATGCGCGGCTGCGGCAGCCTATAGTGGAAAACGTCACCTATCAGTCCCGGCTGGAACTGTTCAGCAACTACTTTCACAATCCTCAGAATGTCGATGTAAACTGGGAAAACCTGCTCGATTTCAAGGTCAATAAGTTCTTAAGTGCCAACGTAGCCGCTACGTTGGTGTACGACGACGACATTCTGGTGCCCATCCGCCACACTGACCGGCCCGATACCCGGGGCAAGCGCATTCAGTTCAAGGAAACCTTAGGCATAGGGCTTACTTACAAATTTTAGAAAATGAACTACCTTAGCTAACCAGCCGTTTCGCCCCCATAACCCCTAAAGTGTGGCACGGCATGTGCTTTAGCGTTGGCTACAGGTATCTTGGCTCTTGATGGATATGAAGAAGTATATAATAGCCGGCCTATTGCTGGCGGGTACGCTGGTTTCTACGGCAGCTTTGGCGCAAACGGCCCCCACTGGTCCGGCCGGCCCCGTATTTGAAAGCCCTAAAAAGCCGACGACGCCGCGGAAGAAGAAAGCTTCCGCTTCGGATATTGCGCGCATGCAGCGCCGCATGAGCATGAACCCCAACGAAGTAAAGCGCGACCAGCAGATTGAAGTGCTGGAAGCACGGGGCGGCGGAAACTCCAGCTACGGCAGCGGCTCACGGGCATTTGAGCGCGGCTCCGGTGGCTTTGTGGTGAAGCGCTTCCGCGACAAGCGGGGTGGCGCCATGCAGAAGCGCGGCATGACGCGCGCCGCTCCCGGCATTGATCCTCCGGGCAAGCCGTTGGTGCGCAAAAGCAAGCGAGGATTTATTTACTCCAAGTAAACAACCATAAAAAAAGCCCCGGAACAGTGTTCCGGGGCTTTTTGCTTCTTCGGTAATACCAGAGCCACCGTTCGCCTCCGGTGCTACCAAAGAAGAAGCCGGGATTTAATCTTTCATTTAAGGGTGCCGCCAGGGTGCCCGGCCGGCTGCATCAGGGGTGTGGCCCTGATGTAAAGCGAAGGTACTAAGTTCAGCGTCAGTCTGTTGTTGCACCTTCAGAAGGCTGTTGACCTCTGCCGGTGCGTTATTATGGGTTATTTGGTTAGAGCCTGACCAGTTCCAGGCGCTGGTTCAGGCTGTCCAGCCCATTGGCGGTATCGGGGTCCAGCGGATGCGTTTCGCCGAGGCCTTTGGTGGTGAGGCGCGCAGCATCTACGCCACCCCGCACCAGGGCCACTCGTAC carries:
- the mscL gene encoding large conductance mechanosensitive channel protein MscL, with the protein product MGFVSEFKEFISKGNVLDLAVGVIIGASFGKIVGSLTDDILMPILGLITGGVDFKNWFVSLDGKSYPTIEAAKTAGAATLNYGNLINAIFYFIIIAFAIFWLVKLANRFKKPAEVVVTDPLPTKDQVLLMEIRDSLRSRV
- a CDS encoding enoyl-CoA hydratase/isomerase family protein gives rise to the protein MPSFDNLLYELDPASGILTITINRPTKLNALNAATITDIKAAMQRAQDDAQVRGIILTGSGDKAFVAGADIAELAQMTEITGRRVAEYGQDAFCSIEESTKPVIAAVNGFALGGGCELAMACHLRVASENARFGQPEVNLGLVPGYGGTQRLAQLVGKGKALELLMTADLVNAEEALQLGLVNHVVTRTELLDFCRQLLGRILTKAPLAVSLIIDCVNAGYDPERHGYQTEANAFSRCCASEDFHEGTQAFLEKRPAAFTGR
- a CDS encoding DUF3078 domain-containing protein; translation: MKQLLLSALTSCALVLLLMLRPVTTLAQVPNRAPVPAEAYKVSAEVDTMQGWHRGGAGTLNFSQVSLSNWAAGGQSSLSLLAIGNAYTHYKQGIHSFDAAADLVYGLLKPGKSRLRKNDDRLELNSRYGRQFTNVLSYAAQLNLKTQLTPTTDIEKPDSLLSRFFAPAFILASLGIEYKPTERFSLFLSPATGKFTIVSDQGLADAGAFGVRAARRGPDGLPIAGTGERLREEMGAYLNARLRQPIVENVTYQSRLELFSNYFHNPQNVDVNWENLLDFKVNKFLSANVAATLVYDDDILVPIRHTDRPDTRGKRIQFKETLGIGLTYKF